The region TTTCAAAGCAGATAAGTCGCTTAGAAGAAGAGTTAGGGGTTCGTTTACTTAACCGCACCACGCGCTCGTTATCATTAACAGCAGCAGGCAATGAAATGGTGAGCCAAGCAAAATTGTTACGTGACTTATTGAATAACACGCACCGTTTAGCGCAAAACTACCATTCAGAGCCTAGAGGGATATTAAAGATCACCAGCTCAATGATGTTTGGCCGTCAGTACGTTCAAGATGCGATCTCTGTTTTTCAGAAGCAATATCCAGATGTGAAATGCGAGCTGAGATTAGAAGACAGAGTGGTGGATATTGTGCAGGAAGGCTTTGATATTGGCTTTCGCATTGGTAAGCCAAAGAACTCCAGTTTGATCTCTCGTAAGATTGCCCGAAGTCGTTTGTTAATTGTTGCCTCTCCAGATTTCATTCAGGAACACGGTCAGATAGAGACAATTGAAACGCTAGAATCTCTGCCAGCGACGATTTATGCCGCGCCTGGATTGTTCATCAATAAATTCAATTATCTCGATGAGAACAATATTGAACAGCAATTTCAACTTAATGTCGCTTACAAAGTGAATGATGTTGAGATGGTAGTAAAAAGCGCAGTGGCTGGTAATACGCTTGCTGTGGTAACTGCTCAAATGATAGAGAATGAAATCACTGAAGGGAAGCTAATCCCAATAATGACGCATTTGAATATTGAAGATTTTGGAACCTTTTATGCTGTGTACCCACACCGAGATGCGCCCATCAAAACTAAGTTATTTATTGATGTTTTAAAATCGATTATTGGAGAGGGCTCACCGGTGTGGGAGAAAAATATACCGAATTTTTCAACGCTGTATGGTGGTAATAAGTAAAGAACGGCTTAACTTTTAATCATGGCCGGTATGAGTTAATGTGATTTTTAATCATAACTGTGTCACCTTATAGTTAATTCATCAAAGACAAAATGAGTAATCAAAGATGAATGTGATGAACCCTAAGAGAGAAATTATGAGCCTTAATATAGTCGAAGTGTCAGCAGATCATGATGAAGAGTTAAGCTGTGTTATCAAGCGTGTAGGAGCAGAATACGGTGCAGTAGGTGAAGGTTTTGGTCCATCAGATGCCGAAGTAGATGAGATGAGTGCCTATTACACCAAAGAAAATCGCAGTCATTATTTGGTCGCGTTACTGGATGGAAAAGTCGTAGGAGGTTGCGGTCTTGCTCCCTTTGGTAATGACACAAATACCTGTGAATTAAAAAAACTGTTTTTGCTTGAAGAAAGCAGAGGGTTAGGCCTTGGAAAGCAACTTGCTATTGCGTGTTTAGCGTTTGGGAAAGAGCAGGGCTTTACTCAATGTTATCTTGATACGCTTTCTAATATGGTCGCGGCAGTGCGATTGTACGAAAAACTAGGCTTTGAACATTTACCACAACCACTTGAAGAAACGCTTCATGGGGCATGTGATGTTTGGATGCTAAAACAGCTGTAAATAAGAACTCAAGGATGAGGCATGAATAACTACAAACTGCTACGCCCGTTATACACCTTGCTACAGACGCGAAGTTTGACTGAATCTGCGAGGCAATTAAATGTCACGCAATCAGCAATGAGTAGAACCTTAACTCAAATTAGAACCGCCTTTAATGATCCTATTTTGATCCGAGAGGGGAACCAGTTTGTGGTCAGTGCAAAAGGTGAAGCATTACTGAAAAAACTGCCATCAATATTGGCGACTCTTGATGACTTATATGACGTAGAGGTATTCTCTCCTAAAGAATGCAGCCGAGAGTTTACACTGGCTTACACCGCCTTTCTTTCGGAAGCCATTGTTCCCGTTATTTGCAAAGAAATAGTGGCTCAAGCACCTAATGCCTCGTTATATAGTCAGCTTTGGCAAGAGCAACACATTCAAGCGCTGTCTGAGAATAAGATTGAGCTTGTGGCCTCAACATTGGATTATTTCCCTGAGAATATTTATGGGAAAAAATTGATTGATGATGAGTACGTTATCATCATGGCTGATTCACATCCCTTAGCTAATCAAGCGGTGAGCCAAGACGTTTACTTTGAATCAAAGCACGTATTGGTTCATGGGTTACGAGAAATGAAGCAGTATGTAGGAGAGCTATTTCAGCAGCATAAGAAAAAAAGAAAAGTACTCGCAAAAACCCCTTCATTTACTTCAGCCATAGAGCTTATCTGCCAGACCGATGCGCTTGTGACTGCACCATTGCATATTGCTGGTCAATTTATCGATAAACTGCCAATTACCATTAAACCGTTACCATTTGAGTTGCCCGTTCATAGTTATTATTTACTTTGGCACAGTAAATTCCAGAATGATCCTGCTCACCGTTGGTTTAGAGATCAAAGTTTCTTACTGCTACAACAGCACCTAAAAGAGACCTATGAAACTGGACGGTTTTTTAGTACCGCTTGAAATGGTAGTCTAAATAGGAACGCAGTTCATGTTCCTAACTTCAATGTTTGATGGAAGCAATCCATCGGAGGCGATGAGGCGTTATTCCGTTTTCCTTGTAACGTGTCTGTATTAACAGAGGCAACTGGCTCGCAGCTTTTGCATGCCGTTCTCACTACAGCACTTATTTACCAATAGGAAACCAATATGAAAAGCTTAATCGCTATATCCATTGTAACGGCTCTATTTGCAGGCTCAGCGTTTGCTAATGAGAGCGTTAATGAATCATCCACAAACGTAGATGTTTACAACACTCATGACTTTTTCTTGGAAAAAGGCAACCGCGTTAAACTTCAATTTCCTATTGAACAATCTAAGTTTGCTTGGCAGAACCTAAGCCGTTTCTATCCTACGGCTCAAATTGAACGTGATGGACCTGTCTATCAATTCCCATATCAAATTGACAAAAAAATTGGTGAAATATCAGCGACTGTACACGGTGAAATCAAAACATTAAATGAACACCTAGATTCTTACCCTGTCGATGCTTTTCTTGTTGTTAAGAGTGGAGAGGTTGTCTTTGAACGTTACAACACGATGCGAAAAACAGACAAGCATAATTGGTTTTCAAACTCGAAAATTACAGCAGGTATAGAGCTGGCTAAATTAGTCAATGAGGGCAAAGTTAACCCTAGTGATCCAGTTTCTAAATATATCCCTGAGTTGAAAGGTTCTGACTGGGATACGGTATCCGTTTCTGATACTGCAAACATGGCCACGGGTTTGAACGCAACAGAGCATGATGAGCCAGAGGCGGACTCACGTATAAACCCAGAACAACCTTGGTTTAAATGGGCGGTTTCCATTGGCGTGTTTGAAGGTGAAGGCAACCAAAGCCCACTTGAAGTACTTGCTGAAATGAAACGAAGAGCGCCGGGCGGAAAAACATTTGAATACAATTCAATTAATACGTTTGTTCTAGCTCGACTTATTGAGAATGTTCGTAACTTACCCATGAATGAGATTGTCAGTCGTGATATGTGGCAGAAAATGGGGGCAAATAATGACGCTTACACTGTCGTTTCTCCAAAAGGGGGATATCCTTTAATGTTTTTCTCAATGAACACCACAATTGAAGATATGACTAAATTCGGTATGTTACTTACTCCGTCAGCCGCAAAGTTGGGTAATGGTGGAGTTAGCAAAGAAGTCATTACGTTAATTCAAGACTCAGGTAACCCAGAAGCTTATGGTGGTGGTTATGTTGGTAAGATGATGGAAAACTCTTTCTACAACGACACAAACATCAAGAATGGTTATCAATTTGATGCAATCTTTGAGGATGGCGACTTATACAAGGCAGGTGTTGGTGGTCAAGGTGTGTATATTTCACCAGAAAAAGACTTAGTTATATCTTTCTTTTCAACCAGTAACGGCAAAAACCAAGAAGAAACTTATGCTCGTGAGATTGCGAAATATTTTAGCCGCTAATAATGCTTGGTGGTTGCCACCTAATGTGATCAATCATTGATAGGTTTGGTCATTGAATAGAGTTTTATCTTTTTGTACGCCAGTCGCCTGACTGGCGTTTTTTTGTTTATTTAGTTTCGTTATTGATTGCCTGTGTGCTCGATTAAATATCACGATATCTTTGGTTCATCTCAACATCGCTATTCATTGCAGCTCTTGGTAACGCTTCTATGAATTATAGACATGTAGTTATATATCTACGTAATGGCATAAAGATGTTCACGCGATAACTATCATTACTTGTTTTAGCTCCTTTCTATTACTCATTGTATCCAGACGATACATTTGAGATCCTTACCCCATCAATATAGCTTGATTCAAACTAAGTCACTCTTGAGCCTATATCGCGCCCCAACACTACGCGCACTACTGATGAGTAGAGGGTAAGACATGTACTAGCAAGCGTAAATAGTTAAGTATCAATTAATAATGACATTGAAATGGGCCGCTAGAATAAGGTTTTGAGTGTTGAAAAAATATGGGATGTAGGCGTAATTTAGTAGAAGTAGAAGTAGAAGTAGAAGTAGAAGTAGAAGTAGAAGTAGATAGTGAATTCAAGGTAAGGTCGAGCTGAATAGTAAATGATGGCTATTTTAACAAAAAAAATTGAGAGGAAGTAAGGAAAAAACTAGAAACAAAAAAAGGCGAATTTCTCGATTCACCTTTGAACGTATTATGGATCCGGGTCGTTTTAAAAGAATACTTTGTATTGGAACCAAACAACCGTGTCGTCAATGTCTAATTTTTGATTGGTTGACTCCATGCTTCCATAAGTATTTTCAACCTTGACTTGCCCCCAACGAGTGTTGTCTGCCGAAAAAGGAGTCGCTGCGAGTAGAGTGGTTTTAACGGTACTCGTTTCAATATCACCATCCATGTACGTAAATTCAGGGTAGGCTGCAAAATAAGTACCATCGGCGCCCGGCTTCCAAACTGCATAAGCAGCGGCCATACCACCTACGATACTATTGTCTGTAACACCGAAGGCACTTGTTGTGCTGTCTGAATATTCACCGCCCATCACTGCTGCACGGCCAAAAAAGGTCAGAGAGTCGATTGGAGTTCTAAAAATAGCGACACCACCTACAGCTGCAGTAGTAAAGCTTGCATTATCAATGATGTCTAATGACACGGCTACACGAGGTGTAACGGCATTATTTATATTGAATACATGGAAATATTGAGCTCGGCTGTCTTTATATTTCCCCTCATTATCCATCGAACCTTCCAATGTGACCATAGACATCTGTCCGTTGTCATAAGTATATGATAGAGCTCCCGATAGCTTTAGATCACCTATGTTGTTGGTTGCCACATACATATTAGTACTGGCACGAGTCATATCGGATGGGTCGACTTTTTGAGTATCATCAGCAAATGCAGAAATAGAAATGGTAGCAAGTAAAGCAGTAGACAAAGTGGTCATTTTTAGTATGGTCATTGGACGTTCCTGAGTTATTTAAGTGCAATAACGCAACTTTACATAAGGTTTTTAGACTTATTAACTCTCTAGCGATGGGCTCGAACCATCGCTGTCATCCAAACATCGGTGGGAAAGGGGGATTTCAGTTTTTCGTGGTAAAAAATATTAATTCGTATGTTTAATGTGGACTCTGGTGGTAAGATTTATTATCGAAGATAAGGACTCGCAGGGCATGATATGAACTTTAGTCTTGAACAATTAAATACTTTCGTTGCGGTATATGAACAGCAGGCTTTTAGTAAAGCGGCGATAAAATTAACTAAGCACCGAACAACGGTTGCACAAGTTATCACGAGTTTAGAAGACCAGTTAGCGATCACTTTATTCAATAGATTGAGCCGCAGTGTTGAACCCACGGAAGATGCAGTACTTCTTTATCATTACGCAAAGCAAATACTAGAGCAGGCTAAAACTCTTGATAGATTTGCATTAAGTCTTTCATTTGGCGGGTTAGAGTCGGTGACGATAGCTTATGCGAGCTTTTTACCTCATCACGTTGTTTCTAAAATTCGTCGACAGCTTTATGAAGACTTCCCATCCATGCGCGTTAATTTTTTGGTCAGAACGAAACCAGAAATAAAAGCAGGGATTGAAGATGGAAGTATTCATTTTGGGATTGTGAATATATACGAAAGCAAAGTGATTAATAGTATTGATTTTACTTTTTTGGGGAATATGCCTTTTGTGCCATTTGCTCATGCAGGAAGTGAATTATCGACTAAGCCCTCAAGCGAAGCGCTCTCAACGATGAAATCTTTACGCCAGTTTGTACTCAAATCTATGGTCGATGATAAAATGACGGAGAAGGTTGTTGTTTCTTCAAAACATGAATATGTTGATCAATTAGCGGTCATTATTAAGCTTGTTCAAGATAATTTTGGCTGGGCTCTTTTGCCAAAGTCGATAATCGAGTCTGAATATGTGACTGAAAATTTGGTAGAGATAAAATGTGACGAGATCAAACAAGACATAATGGTTCCCATATCCCTTTGGTGTCCACATTCAAAACAGATTGCACAGGTAAAAAAATCGATCATCAAAGTAGCTGATTATTATATAAATAAATCAGCGAACTGAGGTGTGTAAATTTACATTTTATCGGGAGGACTTATCTGCCAGACAGATGCGCTTGTGACTGCACCACTGCATATCGCTGGTCAATTTATCGATAAACTGCCAATTACCATTAAACCATTAAACGGTTACCGTTTGAGCTGCCAGTTCATCGTTGGTTTAGAGATCAAAGTTTCTTACTGTTACAACAGTACCTAAAAGAGACCTATGACGTGGGTAAACACAATTTACATACGATCAATGGTGATGAGGAATAACGATCAATTAACAATTTATATCTTGCTCTCTTAAATATACTTAGTTAGACTAACTAAGTATATTTAAGAGAGCATGTAAATGAATACTATTCAGAGTCTGGAACTACTTGAGTTCGAACTATGGCGTCGCTGGCGTTTAAAAATAAGTGATCAAGTAAGTAATGATCTAACAAACAATGAATTAGACTACCTTTATGCACTTAATGGGTTAATAGAAAACACATCACTTAGCTCTTTAGCCGAGAAGATGAATGTTAGCAATGCCTCTGCGAGCCATATGGTGAGTAAGTTAGAATCAAAGGGATATTTATCTAAAATAAAAAATCATACTGATGGCAGAGGGGTGAGATTAGTTCCAACCGAAAAAACTCAAGCATTGCGTGATTTAGAAGTAGATATCTATAAGCAGGTTGATAGTGAATTTCAATACGCTTTATCTGAGATTGAATATGAGCAACTTAACTCGCTCTTATCCAAAGCTATCGGTGCATTATTAAATCAAGATAGGTTATGAATATAATGAAATTTAATTATTTGGATGTGATGGCTAACCGCCTTTATAGTGATTTATCAAAATATTATGACTATGTAATTAGTCGAGATGATTATCAAGGAGAGGCTCAATTTTGGATAGAACTTATTGAGAATAAATGTGCTACAACGCAACCCAAGTTCCTTGAATTAGCTTCAGGGCCAGGGCACCTTCTCTCATATATCAGCCCTTATGTTGAAGCATTTGTCATTGATTTATCCCCAGACATGCTAACAAAATGTAAGCAATTTAACCCGAATGTGAATGCCATTCAGGGTGATATAACACAATTTGGTTTGCAGCAAGATTTCGACTTTATTTTACTGCATGACAGTATCGGTCATCTGTTTAATGTCGATGATATAAAAGCTACTTTTGAGAACGCTTACCAACATTTAAGATGCGGAGGTATTTTTGCCTTGTCTCCAGAGTTTGATGGGGATAGCTTCAATAAGCCTATTGTTGATCATCGCATAACATTATTACCTGAAAGCGACTTGACCGTCATTGATTATATAGAACGACATCCAATACATAAAAATCGACTTAATATCCTGACTTCGTACTATGAAAAAGATCAAGGAGTCACTCAAATAGAATTTGACCGAATGGAGTTAGGAATATTTAGTGTTGAGTTCTATAAAAAAATTATGGAAGACGTAGGGTTTAACGTTGAACTTTATACAAAACCAGAAAACTCGAGTACCGAATGCCGAACAGCAATTGTAGGTACTCGATTATCTTAAACTAACGTTTTTGTCTAAAAGTACTATGAGATGGAATAACAAATTAACAAGGTAAGACTTATTTTTAGCTACTGAAGCGCCAATCCGAGTTTATATACAAGGTCAATATACTGCGTAACGTGAGAATCAGAGATAAAATTAACTGCATTAGGTGAAGCGAAAATCCAATATGAGTGAATTTTTCACAAATTCTTTTGCTTCAGAGGAAGCTAATTCATATCAATTCTTCGTTTCATTTGATGCGGTTGTTTAAAGTACTTACGCTCTGCGCTTTTTAAATGCATACCAACCTGCACTTAGTAGAGTTTTAAATACCACCCCAAAGGCACTTAATTGAGGATCGGCCTCTTTTCCATCAGCAATACGCCACATTTGGTGTTCATACCAAACAAGCCCAACCATCGCCATTTTATCTAATGCAGGTTTGCCCGTTGTTGGTTCGGCTAGTGGCATGCCATGGCTTGGATCTTCAATTAGTTTATTAGGAAAATCAGGGTCAACCGCCATGGTTCGTGCAATGCCAATAAAGTCAGTTGCAGAGGTGTTTAAGGCTTCATTCATTGCAGGAGCAGTACGAAAACCACCAGTGACAACCAAGGGTGTATTGACCAGTTTTCTTACTTTTTCCATGTAATCCATAAAGTAAGCTTCACGTTTAACGGTGCTTTCTTTTATTGGTTTATTTTTATCTTTGGCTCCCATCATTGATGGACTCTCGTAAGTGCCGCCGGATATTTCGATTAAATCGATGCCGTTATCACTTAGAGTTTGTACAACCTGCATCGACTCATCTTCTGTGAATCCACCTTTCATAAAATCGGCACTGTTAAGCTTAATGCCCACCGGAAAAGCATCACCAACTTCTTTACGGATAGCGCGATACACTTCGAGAACAAAACGCAGTCGATTCTCTAATGAGCCACCCCATTGGTCGTCTCGTTGGTTGTGTCTTGAGGATAAAAATTGGCTGATAAGATAGCCATGAGCCCCATGAATTTGCACACCAGTAAAGCCAACTTGTTTTGCTAGTTTGGCACTGGTGGCGAACTTATTAATGATCTCATGGATTTCATTATCAGTAAGTTCTCGTGGGGTATTAAAGCCTTTTTCTAATCCACGCTCTAGTGAGATAGCTGAGGGAGCAACAGGATCTGCACATAAGAATTTAGGAATTTGTTTACCTGGGTGATTAAGCTGCATCCATATGTGTGAGTCGTTTTGTTTTCCGGCATTCGCCCACTCAGTAAATAACGTAAGATCACTTTGTTCATCTAAAACCACATTCTTAGGCTCACCAAGGGCAGTTCTATCCACCATGACATTCCCCGTCATCGATAAACCAATACCGCCTTTAGCCCAACGTTGATAGAGGGTTGCTAAACCAGACGTGGGGTTATGCTGCTTATCGCCAAGCTGTTCACTCATTGCTGATTTGAACAAACGATTTTTAATCTCTTGGCCATTGGTAAGCGTAAATGGGTTACTGATATTTATCGAATTCATATTTGCTCTTACTGTGACAAAATTGTTATTTAGTATGCCCTAAATAGCGAATAACCCCACTTAAATAAGTAGGGTTATATGATTTATTTTTTAACTCTAACTAGTAAGGCAATTACGCTTGATACTCAGGGTAATCTGTTAAGCCTTGCTCTGCACCGCCAAATAACGTATTTGGATCGTGTTGAGCTAGAGGATAACCGTGTTTAATGCGAGTCGGTAAATCAGGGTTCGCAACAAATGGACGACCAAAGCTGATCATGTTTGCTAAACCGCTTAATAATGCTTGATCTGCTTTTTCGGTATTGTAGCGACCAGCA is a window of Aliivibrio wodanis DNA encoding:
- a CDS encoding HTH-type transcriptional regulator, LysR-family translates to MDFSNRLLLLLEVTELGSFTNVAEQKNLDRSVISKQISRLEEELGVRLLNRTTRSLSLTAAGNEMVSQAKLLRDLLNNTHRLAQNYHSEPRGILKITSSMMFGRQYVQDAISVFQKQYPDVKCELRLEDRVVDIVQEGFDIGFRIGKPKNSSLISRKIARSRLLIVASPDFIQEHGQIETIETLESLPATIYAAPGLFINKFNYLDENNIEQQFQLNVAYKVNDVEMVVKSAVAGNTLAVVTAQMIENEITEGKLIPIMTHLNIEDFGTFYAVYPHRDAPIKTKLFIDVLKSIIGEGSPVWEKNIPNFSTLYGGNK
- a CDS encoding putative acetyltransferase, GNAT family, encoding MNVMNPKREIMSLNIVEVSADHDEELSCVIKRVGAEYGAVGEGFGPSDAEVDEMSAYYTKENRSHYLVALLDGKVVGGCGLAPFGNDTNTCELKKLFLLEESRGLGLGKQLAIACLAFGKEQGFTQCYLDTLSNMVAAVRLYEKLGFEHLPQPLEETLHGACDVWMLKQL
- a CDS encoding HTH-type transcriptional regulator, LysR-family; translated protein: MNNYKLLRPLYTLLQTRSLTESARQLNVTQSAMSRTLTQIRTAFNDPILIREGNQFVVSAKGEALLKKLPSILATLDDLYDVEVFSPKECSREFTLAYTAFLSEAIVPVICKEIVAQAPNASLYSQLWQEQHIQALSENKIELVASTLDYFPENIYGKKLIDDEYVIIMADSHPLANQAVSQDVYFESKHVLVHGLREMKQYVGELFQQHKKKRKVLAKTPSFTSAIELICQTDALVTAPLHIAGQFIDKLPITIKPLPFELPVHSYYLLWHSKFQNDPAHRWFRDQSFLLLQQHLKETYETGRFFSTA
- a CDS encoding putative beta-lactamase gives rise to the protein MKSLIAISIVTALFAGSAFANESVNESSTNVDVYNTHDFFLEKGNRVKLQFPIEQSKFAWQNLSRFYPTAQIERDGPVYQFPYQIDKKIGEISATVHGEIKTLNEHLDSYPVDAFLVVKSGEVVFERYNTMRKTDKHNWFSNSKITAGIELAKLVNEGKVNPSDPVSKYIPELKGSDWDTVSVSDTANMATGLNATEHDEPEADSRINPEQPWFKWAVSIGVFEGEGNQSPLEVLAEMKRRAPGGKTFEYNSINTFVLARLIENVRNLPMNEIVSRDMWQKMGANNDAYTVVSPKGGYPLMFFSMNTTIEDMTKFGMLLTPSAAKLGNGGVSKEVITLIQDSGNPEAYGGGYVGKMMENSFYNDTNIKNGYQFDAIFEDGDLYKAGVGGQGVYISPEKDLVISFFSTSNGKNQEETYAREIAKYFSR
- a CDS encoding putative exported protein → MTILKMTTLSTALLATISISAFADDTQKVDPSDMTRASTNMYVATNNIGDLKLSGALSYTYDNGQMSMVTLEGSMDNEGKYKDSRAQYFHVFNINNAVTPRVAVSLDIIDNASFTTAAVGGVAIFRTPIDSLTFFGRAAVMGGEYSDSTTSAFGVTDNSIVGGMAAAYAVWKPGADGTYFAAYPEFTYMDGDIETSTVKTTLLAATPFSADNTRWGQVKVENTYGSMESTNQKLDIDDTVVWFQYKVFF
- a CDS encoding HTH-type transcriptional regulator; translated protein: MNFSLEQLNTFVAVYEQQAFSKAAIKLTKHRTTVAQVITSLEDQLAITLFNRLSRSVEPTEDAVLLYHYAKQILEQAKTLDRFALSLSFGGLESVTIAYASFLPHHVVSKIRRQLYEDFPSMRVNFLVRTKPEIKAGIEDGSIHFGIVNIYESKVINSIDFTFLGNMPFVPFAHAGSELSTKPSSEALSTMKSLRQFVLKSMVDDKMTEKVVVSSKHEYVDQLAVIIKLVQDNFGWALLPKSIIESEYVTENLVEIKCDEIKQDIMVPISLWCPHSKQIAQVKKSIIKVADYYINKSAN
- a CDS encoding HTH-type transcriptional regulator, MarR family, with the protein product MNTIQSLELLEFELWRRWRLKISDQVSNDLTNNELDYLYALNGLIENTSLSSLAEKMNVSNASASHMVSKLESKGYLSKIKNHTDGRGVRLVPTEKTQALRDLEVDIYKQVDSEFQYALSEIEYEQLNSLLSKAIGALLNQDRL
- a CDS encoding SAM dependent methyltransferase codes for the protein MKFNYLDVMANRLYSDLSKYYDYVISRDDYQGEAQFWIELIENKCATTQPKFLELASGPGHLLSYISPYVEAFVIDLSPDMLTKCKQFNPNVNAIQGDITQFGLQQDFDFILLHDSIGHLFNVDDIKATFENAYQHLRCGGIFALSPEFDGDSFNKPIVDHRITLLPESDLTVIDYIERHPIHKNRLNILTSYYEKDQGVTQIEFDRMELGIFSVEFYKKIMEDVGFNVELYTKPENSSTECRTAIVGTRLS
- a CDS encoding NADH:flavin oxidoreductase; protein product: MNSINISNPFTLTNGQEIKNRLFKSAMSEQLGDKQHNPTSGLATLYQRWAKGGIGLSMTGNVMVDRTALGEPKNVVLDEQSDLTLFTEWANAGKQNDSHIWMQLNHPGKQIPKFLCADPVAPSAISLERGLEKGFNTPRELTDNEIHEIINKFATSAKLAKQVGFTGVQIHGAHGYLISQFLSSRHNQRDDQWGGSLENRLRFVLEVYRAIRKEVGDAFPVGIKLNSADFMKGGFTEDESMQVVQTLSDNGIDLIEISGGTYESPSMMGAKDKNKPIKESTVKREAYFMDYMEKVRKLVNTPLVVTGGFRTAPAMNEALNTSATDFIGIARTMAVDPDFPNKLIEDPSHGMPLAEPTTGKPALDKMAMVGLVWYEHQMWRIADGKEADPQLSAFGVVFKTLLSAGWYAFKKRRA